From the genome of Balaenoptera ricei isolate mBalRic1 chromosome 13, mBalRic1.hap2, whole genome shotgun sequence:
ACCAAGTTACAAATACGTAAATCAGGGCTCTTAGAAATCAACCGTAGAAAAGAAAGTGTGACAACTTGGgctaaaagaaaaagggaagattAAAATCTTTTGAAACATTCATGTAAAGAGATTcactgaaatacaaaaaaaaatgcaagggtgtgtatatatatatctgtatatatttatcaaaaaactaaaactgagTGATAGGTCAAGGGATAGCTTTAAATTAGTGTgacaaaaaataacttaaaaaacagCATTTATCGAATACTATAAATTCAATTGAAATTTGATCAAAATATATACCTGTCACTTGAGTTTAGGGATACGAGTCAATGAGGACTTTCCAATGGACTTTCCAATCTTAATATACAATTGGAACACAGGACGTCACTAACCAAAGCTTTAGGAACAAAGCTCTTGAAAACCTTACCCAGCACTGCGATGCACTCCACAGCAGCCTGCCAGTCCTTGTAATTTTTATCAAAGTTATAGAACAGTCGCCGCATGCAGTCCTTTAATGATACATCTCTCCGTTCTTCAGCATTTATCAGATTAGCCAactttttctcaattgttttggtcCAGTATCGTTTACAGCCCTTCTTAGTAGATTTCAACTCATATTCTTCTGGCAAATTACGGGTGATGAAATTCTCGGGAATTTCCAACTGGTAACGATTCCTACCAATTCCCCAGTAGACTATGGTCCTACAGCCAATTCGACTACGCTGTTTCTCCAAGTATTCCaggaggctctgttcattttctctTATGTCAGCAAGAGCCTGATCATAATCAGAGTCAAATCCTGCTTTGGGAGTAATCAGTCCAGTCTTTCGAGCCTTTTCATGGTCAAAGGCTGTATCCCATCGGTTTAGTTCTAAACTCAAATCAGGAAAGCGGCCTTCAGGATTTTTTGTCTGCAGAGTAAGGACCTGCTTAAGGATTTTAGACTTAAAGTCATCAATGACTTCTTCCATAACCCCTATAATTTTACATAGTACTTTGAATCCTTCCAgagcagaaagaaaatcaataatctTTTTTTTGCTGTATGTGGTTTCTTCATACATTATAGCCCTGCTATCTGGGTGGTTCTGGCTCTTCAGGGGAGAGCCAACATTATGAATTTTACTCAGTAGCCTCTCAAGGTCTGGAAGCTTCTTTAGAAGGTCTACAACCTCAGAGATTCTGTCAGGCACAACCATTAGGTCTTCTATGGCATCTAGACGATCACTGATAACATAAGGGTTACAGAGTGGGGCACAAAGCCATTGCTTTAGGAGCCGCTTACCGAAGGGAGTATGGCAAGTATCAATCTTCTCTAACAGGGTCCCTTCAGTAGAACCATTTGTTCCATTCAGAAAAATCTCCAAGTTGTTTAATGTCACAGCATCTAGCACCATTCGTTGATTGGCTTTAGCAAAGACAGCACCAGGTCTTGTAGCACGGACCGTGTCAGAATCCAAGGGAATATATTCTTCAAAATTAGCCATTGATAAAAGCTCCTGATCAATAAGGCATTTTTTGAGGTAGAAGACACAACCACCAAGAGCAGAGAGGGCCAATTCACTCTTCTCTCCCGGTGTCAACCCAACAGAATCAGACTCTGAGGTCATACCTTTAAGCACCTGGGGTAACATCACCCCACTGTCCTCATTTAACTTGTCCGTAAAATATCCTTCTTCAAGGAGAGTTCTCAAAGTTTTGGCTGCATCCCAAAACTGGGAACCTGGTATCAGACCTTCCTGAAGAGAAGAGGATAATGAACCCTTGAGAATCATCTTAGTTTCCACTGAGAGATTTCCTTTCTCAAACAAGACTTGTACCGGAGGATAGTGTGCCACTAAAGTCCTAAACCTGGAACAATGGCGATCATCTGAAAACTGACCTATGAAGAACTTCCCTAGCGAGGTATCAACAAAACATACTCCATACACTCGAGCATGGCCAGAAGaatcatcttctttttctttgaggCTAAGAAGGTACTTACTGTAGTTCTCTGAGGGGTCACCTTCCAGCACACTGTAGGTCTGTGTACCCTTGGTAATGACCCTACAGATCTCCCTCCTCACCACTCTATCATACTTAGATATATGTGCCATCTTTCGGCATCGTGCCTCCATCATTTCCGGGGTCTCGGTCTGTTCCACCCGTGCTACTTTATAGCCCTTCTGGACCAGGGAATCTGAATATCGGCCAAATGCAATTTCAGGGAAACCAGAATGGGCCCAGTTGCCTTTCATGAATACCAGCCCTAGTTCACTGACTCCAATAAGAGCATCCATGTGGTACAGCTCATAAAACTTCCCCACCTTATAAAATATGACAAGATCAAAGTTCTGAGACTTAATCTGCCACCACTTCCTCATCCCAGGAGTACAGGAATTAAGGAAATCCTCAGGCACATAGAGTGTGGATGCATCAAAATCAGGGTGATCAGGTCGCCTCCTGTGCgtatctcttctcttctcctccttaAGCCACTCTAAAGTTTCATGATACCAGATGGTGGGGCGACTACTGTCATCACATCCTCCACTAATGTGGGCTTGGGATTCAGAATTTTGAGGGGCAGAGAAAGCACTCAAAGTATTCTTGGTTTCTGATGAAATGCCAGTTGCTCGTTTGGTGGCTGAGGGCATTTCCTTCCTTGAACTTTTCCTTTTGAGGGAGCCATTTCCAGTTACCATTCTCTTCCTCTTTGGAGCAACTTTGACAGGGCTGTCCAGGCCTTCACTGTCACTATCCCCTACTCCACTGCTTATTTCATCACTGCTTCCTTCCTCCTTAGCATCTGGCTTAAATTCCACATCAGAGCCACCAATGTCACTCTCAGAGTCTGATATGACCCTTCGTTTTTTTATCTGGCGGCTGCTTCGCCTAGATCCTTGCGCCTTTGGCCTCACTTCCTCTTCActctcaatttcattttcttcttcactcTTATCTGATGCGTAAGTGGCACCTGcctggaaggcaaagaagagtattttaaaacaaagtaaaatttggaaaatgacaATATTGCTGTGGAATCTCTCAATATGCTGCAACTTCATCTATCAAGAGAAGAACCTACCtccagaaataaattattttctttctcaagggaTATCAATTTCAGTTTCACCTAACATTAAAACAAGTATCACAATACAGGATTAAGTGATTCTGTCATGAGAGTTCTATCCTATTCAATACTGATGAAGTCCTTAGGATGACCACACATCACAAATACCCATAGGTGATGTCCTCATTAACAGTCATAGCTGTGGAAAaaactttcagtctttttctgttatctttctTTCAGGGTCACCTCTCCTCTTACATTTGGACATGTTATGAAGTTTACCATCTTATAAATTCTTTAGTATAAAAAAGCAGTAATCAACCTAGTTTTAGTCCTTGCTTTCCACAAACCAGCTGTATCTTCTTGGGCAAGGCACATTCACTTATTATCATGGGCCTCCCTCATACGTAAAGTAGTATGAGGCTAAATGATTTCTGTAGTTACCATCCAGGTCTAAACATCTGAGTAACATTATGATCTCTGGTCTCAACCtcaaaaataagattagaaactcttctttcatttctcttaaaataCTCATTATATTAACTTACTTATTGCCTATCTCATCtagaatagaataaaacaaaatcaagctTAGTTATAGATTAATCTTTTTAAGCACATGGCATTAATTTACTGAATTAGAGAATAAtgatgtttgttttaaatataccaattatttgttcatttccttAACAAGATTTAATTCACTCAAATAGTGACCATTAATATTTGAAACTAAGGTTGTATTTCAAGGTTACTCAACCTCTATTCTTACCAATCCAAAATACAACAAAAAGTATTAGAGCATAAAACTGGATAATTAATTTCCACATCCTCATACAGAAGCTTATTACCAGACACCATGACCAATTTTATCACCATGTCCTTACTGTCCCTAGCTCTCTCTACTGGTTACCAAAATGGTACTGCCTTTTACAGCATGTGTCTTTCTAGCAGGCTTGAGAACTTAAGTAAAAAGGGGTGCTAGGCTGCTGAGATTCTAAATAATATAACATGACCTATAGTCCAGGAATGTATAGAAGTATGCATGTATGAGTACTAAATAGATATATGGAAAATACCACTCTAATATGCCCCTGACCCTTTTTCATCACTCTCCTAACAGAAGTAACAACCGCCTGTTAGCACTGTCCCACCTccgtctcttcttcctcctctggttCTGAGGGCTCATCACACACTGCCAATTCAAGCCTCTTAATCTTGTCCTTATTCAAGGCTTCATCTGCACGTTGCATTGCTCTGAGTATTTCAGGCTTTGAACTGTAGAAATGACCTCCTTTCTGGGCTTCCTTTGACTTTGAAcctaaaaaacatatatatatttatttataaataggaACTGTTGGCTGGATATTTGGCTCAATGTATAACACTTGCCCTAAGGAACAAGAGTGACAACAATCAAGTATAATTTTTAATCTCCCATTATTTTTGATTGATACAGATAGATCAATAAAGCCTACAAGGAAGGAATTTTCAGGGAAAAACTACCAGTGAAACTGAAATTACCTATTTTACCTCCTTTAAGCTGCCTTAACTGTTGGTCACCCAGGACCACTTAGTCTCTCTTCTATAATGACCTGGGACTGTGACCCTAAACACCTAGGCACACCTCTTCAGGTGAGGCATGAGATGTAAAGGGGGTTTgagacccttttttaaaaaacattacttAAGGAAGGCAAAAACTACACTGTCACTTAAATGAAgcaatgatattaaaaataagtttgttCCCAAGGCAGTTagataagatgttaaaaaaaaaaaaaaaatcctacatttTGGTACAGTAACCCAGTTCAGACTTGTaatgttaaattttttcaaaacagTTGCATCAAAATGTCTTGCTCTGCTTTAAAGTAAAacttttcctttattcatttcatttcaaagacCTATAGTATTAAATGACATTTCCATCCACTGAGCAAAATTTCTATCCACAAGACCAATGATACAGAATTGTTTTAGTTCTTTTCCAAGAGGCATAACTAGGaatgtcttttctcttcttctacctGAATATACCTATAGTTGGAAAACTAACCTGAACTTGTCTAACAGATCCAAACATTATATTACACCCTTCTTTCTATATACTAAAACTGATGGGACATCCTAAATTTCCATGGAATTAGCAACGTTCATAAGCTAACTAAAACAAAGCTGCAATTTCTCAATTCTCTAAAGAGCTGCACCAAAACTACAAACTGCAACAATCAAAATCATTAAGAGTAGCTCTGAACTTTTCCCAGAGTACCTGCTGCAGCTGTACTTACCCCCCCACCTATCTGGTGTCATCGTCATTCCCCAAAACCTCTGATGCAAACTACAGCTCTAAGACCATGCCCCCCAAAGGCCTACTTTTTTTCATGCATGCCTCTTTGCTGATTTATTCACATACATGTATTGCAACAATCTGGATATTTAAAGGGCAGAGAGCAGTATGCACACGGGTGGTtggttttataaaataattacaacataaatgtaaacttttttgatctctttttaaagtccttttttGCCAAAGCTTTGTTTAGAATCTCAAAATTAGTCCTGGAAAAAGACCTCATTTATCATCTGGTccaactctctctctcattttatatatatgcaaaCAGAATCAGAAAATAAGATTACACAGCAAATTAGTGGAGAAGACTGAACCAAATTCCCTTATTTTCTTTCCATCCTGCATGTCAGATTTCTGTGTGGACTTAACTCTTCAGTGTGCCGTCCCTGCCCTGCAGGATGAGGAGCACTATGACCAAAAGGCATGATTCCCAGAGGTTTCTGGGAAACTGAACATTGTTCTGATTCCAAAACACTGAGTTCAACAATGTCCTAGCCAGGAGAGTCTGAAGATAGTGGAGAAAAACCTGTACATGCTGGAGTGTTCAGGCACTGCATCCTGCAGTCATACTGTACATGCACTGTACAATCCGAGAGACTGATAGGGTGCACCCAGCCCAAGTGAAGCTATAAATGCAGGACTGCTGATGTCTGTGATAAATAAGGCTGGGCCTGGGAAGAGAAAGTTAAGGTTCCAGAAGTCTGATTTCTGATGTGAAACTCAACGCAGATGTGCTCATAAGGTGAGGATTTTGAAGGCCAGGTAGCATGCATCTCCATCTGTCCTAAAGAATGTCACTGATCTATATTCTATGCATCTTGGCTGCATTTTCTTTTGGAACCTTTAAGATGGGAACACTTTGATTTACTCTTTTCATGTCTGAGTTTGGCATTTTGGTCCAAATCACGAGATCCAATCATGaaatcatttttcctttaatgaTATGATATTGCTATAAGTCACTCAGGACGGAAATAAAAATTCCACTCCGCACAACAAACTGGCTTAAGACCAGCTGCATCTTATCCTTTTCCCATGCTAGAAGCTTTCACCACACCACTCCTGCAATTTATTCGAGTAAAATATGCTTAATTCCACTGTATGGGAGACACTAACACTCAGACTCATGTGTGCGTGCATGCTCTCTCTCTCACAAACATACACAATCTGCAGAGTGAATCTTTTACCTGTATATGGCTTTAATAGCCTTCTGCTAACCCAGCCCCTTGTTGGGCTGTCATCAAAAAACTGTACATGAACTCGGGCAGACTTTCCTTTCTCACGGATGAATGTTCCATCAAAAGGGTGGTTGTAAACCAGGCAAGGCCACCAAGGGTAACCCTCCATCTTGGCCCAAACCAAATCACCTGGTGAGAAGTCACAAGAACTGTTGCCAAAAGGAAATACATAATTtggttaatattttgttaagctACATTAAAGGCAATTACCTACAAATAAGCAATTTTAAGGAAGGTATCTTTAAGactcttttgaaattttctggCATTAATATTCAGGAACAATTTCTagaattaatgattttttaaaaacatattttcaagttatttttaaaaacataagcaaatatcacaatgttTATTAAGACAAACACAAATATAATGGCATTAAGGTTAGAGACTATCTCAGAATTATTCAAGGTTTAAAAACTGTGGCAGAATTCTGATAGACTACTGATAGCAGGAAAAAGACATAAATTCACTGTACTTGTGATCCAAATTATAATGAGTAACACCTGTACTACAAATATGGTATACATCAGGAACAGGATCTGACCCAAAGTATTAATACCAAACATACCGACTGTATAAATTTGCTACTTATATTCAATATTATCGACTTTGCTCCAATGTATTCCAAATACTCCAAAAGCTACCTATAGCACACTACCCCCCCACCCTAAAAATCTAGCTTTATGGAAAAACTTAAGTCAAGAGATAAGTGCCTAATGTACCCAAAATAGTTGAGTACATAATGCCTACAGAATCAACAGGAGATTCAATCTTCACAAAAGCTGATTTAGCCCTAAAGGTTTcctgaggaagggagaggaggggaaaggagagggagaaaggtagCAGTGTCCAGTAACAGACTACAAGAGTCCCTCAGTGATGGAGAGGGCACAACAACTGATAAACCCTGCTCAAGTACTATATACCAAGATTTTCTAAGCCCGCTTACAGGTTTTCGCTGAATAactacaaatgtaaaataagtaCATTACAAACAGaatattttagacatttttgAACCATCAATTGAGGCCACCTTATAAAATCAGGCCcaatcataaaattaaaagtatttcttTCTTCATAAAATGTGAATATGTAAATCCCTATGCTGGACAGTTAGAAAAGAAACCAGAACAGGAGCATGGCTTCAGCTGGTGCTTATATCAAGGGCCTTTAAGGTACATTCTTCTTTCAACTTAGAAATCTATAGCAACCTGCACAACTTTATAATTATTGCTGTCAAACACAAGGCTCATCTTCAAACAGGGAGCTGTGTCTGCACCATTCAGACTTCTTAAGTGCTTCATCCTTCCTAACATATCCATTAATTAACAGGAGACAAAGACCCTTATCTTTCTGTGGAACTGTCAAGCAGGCTTTCCCTTAACTTAGGCAGGTAGCCACTTAACCACAAAGTCTATCACACACTGGTATCAGAAAACCacaagctgggacttccctggtggcgcagtggtttaagaatccgcctgccaatgcacgggacacgggttcaagccctggtccaggaagatcccacatgcggcggagcaattaagcacgtgcaccacaactactgagccgcgcacctagagcccatgctccgcaacaagagaagccactgcaacgaaaagtagcctcCGCTCtctggaactagagaaagcccgcgtgcagcaacaaagacccaacgcagccaaaaataaataaagttattaaaaataaatttaaaaaataaaatgataatatatcTCAAATGTTTGATATTCTTGGGATTTTAAAGACAGTTTTAAAAAGGTAAGAGGAAAAGGTGACAGCTCAGAAAAACAAGTGTAAAAGCCTTCATACAACTAAAAATAAGAACTGACTTAAGCTAAATATACAGTGAACAGATCTTTAagcttttgctttaaaaatcacattatttggggcttccctggtggcgcagtggttgagaatctgcctgccaatgcaggggacacgg
Proteins encoded in this window:
- the MSH6 gene encoding DNA mismatch repair protein Msh6 isoform X1; the protein is MSRQSTLYSFFPKSPALNNASKGPVGASSESAAAAATGASPSPGEDAAWSEAGPGPGPLAGSTSRAEARNLNGGLRKSAAPAVPASSCDFSPGDLVWAKMEGYPWWPCLVYNHPFDGTFIREKGKSARVHVQFFDDSPTRGWVSRRLLKPYTGSKSKEAQKGGHFYSSKPEILRAMQRADEALNKDKIKRLELAVCDEPSEPEEEEETEAGATYASDKSEEENEIESEEEVRPKAQGSRRSSRQIKKRRVISDSESDIGGSDVEFKPDAKEEGSSDEISSGVGDSDSEGLDSPVKVAPKRKRMVTGNGSLKRKSSRKEMPSATKRATGISSETKNTLSAFSAPQNSESQAHISGGCDDSSRPTIWYHETLEWLKEEKRRDTHRRRPDHPDFDASTLYVPEDFLNSCTPGMRKWWQIKSQNFDLVIFYKVGKFYELYHMDALIGVSELGLVFMKGNWAHSGFPEIAFGRYSDSLVQKGYKVARVEQTETPEMMEARCRKMAHISKYDRVVRREICRVITKGTQTYSVLEGDPSENYSKYLLSLKEKEDDSSGHARVYGVCFVDTSLGKFFIGQFSDDRHCSRFRTLVAHYPPVQVLFEKGNLSVETKMILKGSLSSSLQEGLIPGSQFWDAAKTLRTLLEEGYFTDKLNEDSGVMLPQVLKGMTSESDSVGLTPGEKSELALSALGGCVFYLKKCLIDQELLSMANFEEYIPLDSDTVRATRPGAVFAKANQRMVLDAVTLNNLEIFLNGTNGSTEGTLLEKIDTCHTPFGKRLLKQWLCAPLCNPYVISDRLDAIEDLMVVPDRISEVVDLLKKLPDLERLLSKIHNVGSPLKSQNHPDSRAIMYEETTYSKKKIIDFLSALEGFKVLCKIIGVMEEVIDDFKSKILKQVLTLQTKNPEGRFPDLSLELNRWDTAFDHEKARKTGLITPKAGFDSDYDQALADIRENEQSLLEYLEKQRSRIGCRTIVYWGIGRNRYQLEIPENFITRNLPEEYELKSTKKGCKRYWTKTIEKKLANLINAEERRDVSLKDCMRRLFYNFDKNYKDWQAAVECIAVLDVLLCLANYSRGGDGPMCRPVILLPEEDTPPFLDLKGSRHPCITKTFFGDDFIPNDILIGCEEEEENGKAYCVLVTGPNMGGKSTLMRQAGLLVVMAQMGCYVPAEVCRLTPIDRVFTRLGASDRIMSGESTFFVELSETASILTHATAHSLVLVDELGRGTATFDGTAIANAVVKELAENIKCRTLFSTHYHSLVEDYSQNVAVRLGHMACMVENECEDPSQETITFLYKFIKGACPKSYGFNAARLANLPEEVIQKGHRKAREFEKMTQSLRLFREVCLASERSTVDAEAVHKLLTLIEEL
- the MSH6 gene encoding DNA mismatch repair protein Msh6 isoform X3; amino-acid sequence: MSRQSTLYSFFPKSPALNNASKGPVGASSESAAAAATGASPSPGEDAAWSEAGPGPGPLAGSTSRAEARNLNGGLRKSAAPAVPASSCDFSPGDLVWAKMEGYPWWPCLVYNHPFDGTFIREKGKSARVHVQFFDDSPTRGWVSRRLLKPYTGSKSKEAQKGGHFYSSKPEILRAMQRADEALNKDKIKRLELAVCDEPSEPEEEEETEAGATYASDKSEEENEIESEEEVRPKAQGSRRSSRQIKKRRVISDSESDIGGSDVEFKPDAKEEGSSDEISSGVGDSDSEGLDSPVKVAPKRKRMVTGNGSLKRKSSRKEMPSATKRATGISSETKNTLSAFSAPQNSESQAHISGGCDDSSRPTIWYHETLEWLKEEKRRDTHRRRPDHPDFDASTLYVPEDFLNSCTPGMRKWWQIKSQNFDLVIFYKVGKFYELYHMDALIGVSELGLVFMKGNWAHSGFPEIAFGRYSDSLVQKGYKVARVEQTETPEMMEARCRKMAHISKYDRVVRREICRVITKGTQTYSVLEGDPSENYSKYLLSLKEKEDDSSGHARVYGVCFVDTSLGKFFIGQFSDDRHCSRFRTLVAHYPPVQVLFEKGNLSVETKMILKGSLSSSLQEGLIPGSQFWDAAKTLRTLLEEGYFTDKLNEDSGVMLPQVLKGMTSESDSVGLTPGEKSELALSALGGCVFYLKKCLIDQELLSMANFEEYIPLDSDTVRATRPGAVFAKANQRMVLDAVTLNNLEIFLNGTNGSTEGTLLEKIDTCHTPFGKRLLKQWLCAPLCNPYVISDRLDAIEDLMVVPDRISEVVDLLKKLPDLERLLSKIHNVGSPLKSQNHPDSRAIMYEETTYSKKKIIDFLSALEGFKVLCKIIGVMEEVIDDFKSKILKQVLTLQTKNPEGRFPDLSLELNRWDTAFDHEKARKTGLITPKAGFDSDYDQALADIRENEQSLLEYLEKQRSRIGCRTIVYWGIGRNRYQLEIPENFITRNLPEEYELKSTKKGCKRYWTKTIEKKLANLINAEERRDVSLKDCMRRLFYNFDKNYKDWQAAVECIAVLDVLLCLANYSRGGDGPMCRPVILLPEEDTPPFLDLKGSRHPCITKTFFGDDFIPNDILIGCEEEEENGKAYCVLVTGPNMGGKSTLMRQAGLLVVMAQMGCYVPAEVCRLTPIDRVFTRLGASDRIMSGESTFFVELSETASILTHATAHSLVLVDELGRGTATFDGTAIANAVVKELAENIKCRTLFSTHYHSLVEDYSQNVAVRLGHMKMNVKIPARRLLPSCTNSLKEPVLKAMALMQQGLLIFQRRLFKRDIEKQENLRR
- the MSH6 gene encoding DNA mismatch repair protein Msh6 isoform X2 encodes the protein MPAKARSGPQVKAPPPLPPGPPLPQARMRPGARPGLGRGPWRAPLRGPRRGTSTEGCGSRQPLRSCDFSPGDLVWAKMEGYPWWPCLVYNHPFDGTFIREKGKSARVHVQFFDDSPTRGWVSRRLLKPYTGSKSKEAQKGGHFYSSKPEILRAMQRADEALNKDKIKRLELAVCDEPSEPEEEEETEAGATYASDKSEEENEIESEEEVRPKAQGSRRSSRQIKKRRVISDSESDIGGSDVEFKPDAKEEGSSDEISSGVGDSDSEGLDSPVKVAPKRKRMVTGNGSLKRKSSRKEMPSATKRATGISSETKNTLSAFSAPQNSESQAHISGGCDDSSRPTIWYHETLEWLKEEKRRDTHRRRPDHPDFDASTLYVPEDFLNSCTPGMRKWWQIKSQNFDLVIFYKVGKFYELYHMDALIGVSELGLVFMKGNWAHSGFPEIAFGRYSDSLVQKGYKVARVEQTETPEMMEARCRKMAHISKYDRVVRREICRVITKGTQTYSVLEGDPSENYSKYLLSLKEKEDDSSGHARVYGVCFVDTSLGKFFIGQFSDDRHCSRFRTLVAHYPPVQVLFEKGNLSVETKMILKGSLSSSLQEGLIPGSQFWDAAKTLRTLLEEGYFTDKLNEDSGVMLPQVLKGMTSESDSVGLTPGEKSELALSALGGCVFYLKKCLIDQELLSMANFEEYIPLDSDTVRATRPGAVFAKANQRMVLDAVTLNNLEIFLNGTNGSTEGTLLEKIDTCHTPFGKRLLKQWLCAPLCNPYVISDRLDAIEDLMVVPDRISEVVDLLKKLPDLERLLSKIHNVGSPLKSQNHPDSRAIMYEETTYSKKKIIDFLSALEGFKVLCKIIGVMEEVIDDFKSKILKQVLTLQTKNPEGRFPDLSLELNRWDTAFDHEKARKTGLITPKAGFDSDYDQALADIRENEQSLLEYLEKQRSRIGCRTIVYWGIGRNRYQLEIPENFITRNLPEEYELKSTKKGCKRYWTKTIEKKLANLINAEERRDVSLKDCMRRLFYNFDKNYKDWQAAVECIAVLDVLLCLANYSRGGDGPMCRPVILLPEEDTPPFLDLKGSRHPCITKTFFGDDFIPNDILIGCEEEEENGKAYCVLVTGPNMGGKSTLMRQAGLLVVMAQMGCYVPAEVCRLTPIDRVFTRLGASDRIMSGESTFFVELSETASILTHATAHSLVLVDELGRGTATFDGTAIANAVVKELAENIKCRTLFSTHYHSLVEDYSQNVAVRLGHMACMVENECEDPSQETITFLYKFIKGACPKSYGFNAARLANLPEEVIQKGHRKAREFEKMTQSLRLFREVCLASERSTVDAEAVHKLLTLIEEL